One genomic window of Arvicola amphibius chromosome 4, mArvAmp1.2, whole genome shotgun sequence includes the following:
- the LOC119811746 gene encoding keratin-associated protein 9-1-like, with product MTNSCCSPCCQPSCCRTTCCRTTCWRPSCVSSCCQPCCQPSCCGSSCCQPCCQPSCCRTCFQPSCVSSCCSTPCCQPCCCVSSCCQPSCCQPSCCQPSCCQPSCCESSCCQPSCCESSCCQPRCCISSCCQPCCKPCCQPSCCLKPCCQPFCLDLCCQPACSGPVTVTRTCYQPTCVCVPGCLSQGCGSSSCEPCSC from the coding sequence ATGACCAACTCCTGTTGCTCCCCTTGCTGCCAGCCTTCCTGCTGCAGGACCACCTGCTGCAGAACCACCTGCTGGAGACCAAGCTGTGTGagcagctgctgccagccctgctgccagcccagttgctgtggctccagctgctgccagccttgctgccagcccagctgctgtagGACCTGCTTCCAGCCAAGCTGTGTGAGCAGCTGCTGCAGCAcaccctgctgccagccctgctgctgtgtgtccagctgctgccagcccagctgctgccagcccagctgctgccagcctaGCTGCTGCCAGCCCAGTTGCTGTGagtccagctgctgccagcccagctgctgtgagtCCAGCTGCTGTCAGCCCAGGTGCTGTAtttccagctgctgccagccttGCTGCAAGCCCTgttgccagcccagctgctgcctcAAGCCCTGCTGCCAGCCCTTCTGCCTCGACTTGTGCtgccagccagcttgctctggaccTGTGACCGTCACCAGGACTTGCTACCAGcccacatgtgtctgtgtgcctggctGTCTGTCCCAAGGCTGCGGGTCTAGCTCCTGTGAGCCCTGTAGCTGCTGA
- the LOC119811747 gene encoding keratin-associated protein 9-4-like isoform X1, with protein MTNSCCSPCCQPSCCRTTCCRTTCWRPSCVSSCCQPCCQPCCQPSCCGSSCCQPCCQPSCCRTCFQPSCVSSCCSTPCCQPCCCVSSCCQPCCQPSCCQPSCCESSCCQPSCCQPSCCESSCCQPRCCISSCCQPCCKPCCQPSCCLKPCCQPFCLDLCCQPACSGPVTVTRTCYQPTCVCVPGCLSQGCVSNCCEPCNC; from the exons ATGACCAACTCCTGCTGTTCCCCTTGCTGCCAGCCTTCCTGCTGCAGGACCACCTGCTGCAGGACCACCTGCTGGAGACCAAGCTGTGTGagcagctgctgccagccctgctgccagccctgctgccagcccagctgctgtggctccagctgctgccagccttgctgccagcccagctgctgtagGACCTGCTTCCAGCCAAGCTGTGTGAGCAGCTGCTGCAGCAcaccctgctgccagccctgctgttgtgtgtccagctgctgccagccctgctgccagcctagctgctgccagcccagctgctgtgagtCCAGCTGCTGTCAGCCCAG CTGCTGCCAGCCCAGTTGCTGTGAGTCCAGCTGCTGTCAGCCCAGGTGCTGTAtttccagctgctgccagccttGCTGCAAGCCCTgttgccagcccagctgctgcctcAAGCCCTGCTGCCAGCCCTTCTGCCTTGACCTGTGCtgccagccagcttgctctggaccTGTGACCGTCACCAGGACTTGCTACCAGcccacatgtgtctgtgtgcctggctGTCTGTCCCAGGGCTGTGTGTCCAACTGCTGTGAGCCCTGCAACTGTTGA
- the LOC119811747 gene encoding keratin-associated protein 9-1-like isoform X2: MTNSCCSPCCQPSCCRTTCCRTTCWRPSCVSSCCQPCCQPSCCGSSCCQPCCQPSCCRTCFQPSCVSSCCSTPCCQPCCCVSSCCQPSCCQPSCCQPSCCQPSCCESSCCQPRCCISSCCQPCCKPCCQPSCCLKPCCQPFCLDLCCQPACSGPVTVTRTCYQPTCVCVPGCLSQGCVSNCCEPCNC, encoded by the coding sequence ATGACCAACTCCTGTTGCTCCCCTTGCTGCCAGCCTTCCTGCTGCAGGACCACCTGCTGCAGAACCACCTGCTGGAGACCAAGCTGTGTGagcagctgctgccagccctgctgccagcccagctgctgtggctccagctgctgccagccttgctgccagcccagctgctgtagGACCTGCTTCCAGCCAAGCTGTGTGAGCAGCTGCTGCAGCAcaccctgctgccagccctgctgctgtgtgtccagctgctgccagcccagctgctgccagcccagctgctgccagcctaGCTGCTGCCAGCCCAGTTGCTGTGAGTCCAGCTGCTGTCAGCCCAGGTGCTGTAtttccagctgctgccagccttGCTGCAAGCCCTgttgccagcccagctgctgcctcAAGCCCTGCTGCCAGCCCTTCTGCCTTGACCTGTGCtgccagccagcttgctctggaccTGTGACCGTCACCAGGACTTGCTACCAGcccacatgtgtctgtgtgcctggctGTCTGTCCCAGGGCTGTGTGTCCAACTGCTGTGAGCCCTGCAACTGTTGA